Proteins encoded in a region of the Perognathus longimembris pacificus isolate PPM17 chromosome 11, ASM2315922v1, whole genome shotgun sequence genome:
- the LOC125359546 gene encoding dynein light chain Tctex-type 1-like → MEDFQASEETSFVVDEVSNIVKEAIESAIGGNAYQHSKVNQWTTNVVEQTLSQLIKLGKPFKYIMTCVIMQKKNGAGLHTASSCFWDSSTDGGSCTVRWENKTMYCIVSAFGLSI, encoded by the coding sequence ATGGAAGACTTCCAGGCTTCAGAGGAGACTTCTTTCGTGGTTGACGAAGTGAGCAACATTGTCAAAGAGGCCATTGAAAGTGCCATTGGTGGTAATGCCTACCAGCACAGCAAAGTCAATCAGTGGACCACAAATGTTGTAGAGCAAACCTTAAGCCAACTCATCAAGCTGGGGAAGCCATTCAAATACATCATGACCTGTGtaattatgcaaaaaaaaaatggcgcTGGATTGCACACAGCAAGTTCCTGCTTCTGGGACAGCTCCACTGACGGTGGGAGCTGCACCGTGCGATGGGAGAATAAGACCATGTACTGCATCGTCAGTGCCTTTGGGCTGTCCATCTGA